One Theropithecus gelada isolate Dixy chromosome 3, Tgel_1.0, whole genome shotgun sequence genomic window carries:
- the PDK4 gene encoding pyruvate dehydrogenase kinase, isozyme 4, whose product MKAARFVLRSAGSLSGAGLVPREVEHFSRYSPSPLSMKQLLDFGSENACERTSFAFLRQELPVRLANILREIDILPTQLINTSSVQLVKSWYIQSLMDLVEFHEKSPDDQKALSDFVDTLIKVRNRHHNVVPTMAQGIIEYKDACTVDPVTNQNLQYFLDRFYMNRISTRMLMNQHILIFSDSQTGNPTHIGSIDPNCDVVAVVQDAFECSRMLCDQYYLTSPELKLTQVNGKFPDQPIHIVYVPSHLHHMLFELFKNAMRATVEHQENRPSLTPIEVIVVLGKEDLTIKISDRGGGVPLRIIDRLFSYTYSTAPTPVMDNSRNAPLAGFGYGLPISRLYAKYFQGDLNLYSLSGYGTDAVIYLKALSSESIEKLPVFNMSAFKHYQMSSEADDWCIPSREPKNLAKEAAM is encoded by the exons ATGAAGGCGGCCCGTTTCGTGCTGCGCAGCGCTGGCTCACTCAGCGGCGCCGGCCTGGTGCCCCGAGAGGTCGAGCATTTCTCGCGCTACAGCCCCTCCCCGCTGTCCATGAAGCAGCTACTGGACTTTG GTTCAGAAAACGCATGTGAAAGAacttcttttgcatttttgcGACAAGAATTGCCTGTGAGGCTTGCCAACATTCTGAGGGAAATTGATATCCTCCCGACCCAGTTAATAAATACCTCTTCAGTGCAATTAGTTAAAAGCTG GTATATACAGAGCCTGATGGATTTGGTGGAATTCCATGAGAAAAGCCCAGATGACCAGAAAGCATTATCAGA CTTTGTAGATACACTCATCAAAGTTCGAAATCGACACCATAATGTAGTCCCTACAATGGCACAAGGAATCATAGAGTATAAAGATGCCTGTACAGTTGACCCAGTCACCAATCAAAATCTTCAGTATTTCTTGGATCGATTTTACATGAACCGTATTTCTACTCGGATGCTGATGAACCAGCACA ttCTTATATTTAGTGACTCACAGACAGGAAACCCAACCCACATTGGAAGCATTGATCCTAACTGTGATGTGGTAGCAGTGGTCCAAG ATGCCTTTGAGTGTTCAAGGATGCTCTGTGATCAGTATTATTTAACATCTCCAGAATTAAAGCTCACACAAGTGAATG gaaaaTTTCCCGACCAACCAATTCACATCGTGTATGTTCCTTCTCACCTCCATCATATGCTCTTTGAACTATTTAAG AATGCAATGCGGGCAACAGTTGAACACCAGGAAAATCGGCCTTCCCTTACACCAATTGAGGTGATTGTTGTCTTGGGAAAAGAAGACCTCACAATTAAG atttcAGACAGAGGAGGTGGTGTTCCCCTGAGAATTATTGACCGCCTCTTTAGTTATACATACTCCACTGCACCAACGCCTGTGATGGATAATTCCCGGAATGCTCCTTTG GCTGGTTTTGGTTATGGCTTGCCAATTTCTCGTCTCTATGCCAAGTACTTTCAAGGAGATCTGAATCTCTACTCTTTATCAGGATATGGAACAGATGCTGTCATCTACTTAAAG GCTTTGTCTTCTGAGTCTATAGAAAAACTTCCAGTCTTTAACATGTCAGCCTTCAAACATTATCAGATGAGCTCTGAGGCTGATGACTGGTGTATCCCAAGCAGGGAACCAAAGAACCTGGCAAAAGAAGCGGCCATGTGA